The sequence ATGCTAATGTGGTCATGTAAGTTGCAGGCTACACTAGTTTCCAATAATAGAGCAGTTAGGCCTACTTTAATTTAACCGACCGCGGAGATTTTGCCATGATGTAAGCCACCACTGATAAAGGAAACCAACTGTCCAGAGATGTTGACAGAAAACTTTCTAGAAGCTGATTCATCCCTCATTTCAGTCCGTGTTGTGTCTCCTTGTGTCTCCTCAAGTCCACTTTACGCTGAAAGCCTTTTCCACACAAGTCACAGCCGAATGGTTTAAAACCAGTGTGTTTTCGGCTGTGTGTTATCAAATTTGAACTCTGACTGAAAGCTTTGCCGCATACTTGACATTTGTGAGGCTTCTCTCCTGTAAAATAGAAACAAAGACGTCAGCTCTTGAGAGACCTCAAACCTACtcattatgtattatattagtCTAAATATAGGGCCTATTGGCAAGTCTTATGCTTGTCAGttcattaatattcacacaACTTGTGTGACAGTTAACAAAGGTTAAAGCTAAGGTTAGGGGCAGGGTTATCattcttacatttttaaagaatttattCATATGACTTTCAACAAAATCCATGAGATCATTAAGGTTTATGAGATCAGTTATAAAAGTTGCATGCATGGCCAACCGTGAAAACTCCCACTAGAATACAGCAATGGTGTTTATAGActaattacaaaatatgatgAAAAACATCTTATGAACAATTGCAGACTATCTTTTATCACCAGTTCATTCTGTGTAACATTTTAGAGGCGGAGCATATACAGTCATGCAACCCATGACCTGCTCCAATCAGACTACAGCGCAAGGCTTGCAAAACGCAAGATTTTTTTCACTGATATTCTATCATGGGTATTTTCCTATATTATACTATGTTTAGGAAAAAATAGTATGTAACATAGTATGTTTCCTAAACTATGTCATGATTGTTTGTGTGAAATCAGTGAACTCATTTATTTGAAAGGTGACATTCTGTGATAATAAACCCACCTGTGTGAATAAACGTGTGTTTCTTCATGTCTGATTTCTGATGAAACCTCTTGCCGCAGTATTGGCACGGGTAAGGCCTTGTATCAGAGTGAATGAGAAGGTGCGTGGATAGAGTAGAGGATCTTTTGAAAGTTTTCCCACAAATTTTACAATCAAAACTCCTCTCCTGTGAAAACAAGATGCCacataatgtaaaaatacaataaaataaacactgaaacagttCAGTCTTTGGGCCTGCATGCTGTGAGTGACAGATTTTGGTGAATTGAACAACAGTTACCTGAGAATGAACAGATCTGTGCTGTTCCAGGCTGACTGCATGTCCGAAAGTTTTCCCACAAATGTCACAACCGAAGGGTCTCGTTCCACTGTGGGACCTCCGGACGTGAACTTCTAGACCATGTGGAGTGGAGAACACCTGTGGTGGAGAAAAAGACAGTTTGCtcaacacacacagtacactacCTGAGCTCAGGGAACTTCAGACTGGCTACAAGCTTAAAATGTAGCAAATAGGGTTGGAAGACTGCTATAAGTTACTCCCGTCTGCGAACTAGTAAACAGTAAAGTTGTGTGCTGTTACCTTGCTGCACTTGATGCACTTGAAGGCTCCATTCAACATAAGGCGAGTGCATAGTCCAGCTGTGTCCGTTTTCATCTTGGGTCTGTGAATTTCCCTGTCTACGTACAGTCCAGGGGCAGCAGCAGGCCGCTCAAATAGGTTTGTACTCGACTCATAATTGCCATAAATACTTGTGCTGGATCCCCTTTCACCAAAAAGAGAAGGTCCGATAACTCTTTCTCCATAATAATTTAGGgaaggatgatgatgattaaagTTCTGCCGGACCAGCTGTCTCATCTCAGAGCCTGAATAGCTGTTGCTCCATGGCTCGAAGGGCACCGCAAACGGCTGGGTTTCATCAACACCGGATGAAAATGACTTTTCAGAGTctgttgagggaaaaaaaaaaggaatcagtATTTCCTCAATTCTGAAGTCTGTTGTATAGGTTGCCCATTTGCTGTCTTGTGTCAATATCATTTAATATGCATATTAGACATGGATTTTAGTGGATGTCTAAGTTACAATGCAgtgaaacataaacacagtatacacatacagtatataacataTCATTAAATAGGATAAAGATGTCTGTTAGTATAATATAtaggacaagaagaaaaaaactcagcattttaatataatatataaggataatataacaataatgaAAATAAGACTACTAATCCCTCAGTAACATTTAACCTAATTGGTGTGCAGAACATTTGCACAAGCTTCAAACGTAAAAATCGttaaagatgtttaaaaacaatatttcaaTTATATATTCAATATTTGTATCAAATTTTCCATTTACTCTCTCAGAAAAGAGCACTAAAGAGTACGAGtccttgtcactggggtggAATCATCAACTGTACACcttttgtacagtatgtaatgtatcttttacctagaaaggtGCATATAGGCCTAGTGTGTCTTTATATATGTAGTCTAAAAGGTAAGTACAGTCCAAATATGTAGGAAAgcttaaatgatttttaaaggTAAAATATACCCACATTTTTAGATTAAAGATACATATTCAAggtgacaaggaaaggtacagtatAGTACTCTTTTTATCTGACAGTGTAGGCTTTATATTTATGGTGCTTTTACTATATTTACTTctcaataataattaaaagaaaatataagataagataagactttattaatcccgagatggataataataataataataataataataataataataataataataataataataacaacaacaataataataatatctcatTAGCATTCTCCGGTTGGTGTATTGATAAATACCCCAAAGTTTAAAGATGAAAAATTTGTTTCAAGGCGCTAAAAAGgtttcttttataaaaaaaaaaataaaataataaaatttttaaaaaaaaacacttccagCTTCACTTCACTGGTCTGTAAAGTCGAAGTGCTCACAAACCCCTTTCGTTAAATGTTACTAGAACCCCTAAAAGTAAAACTACTAGGCTATaataacacgcacacacacacacacacacacacacacacacacacacacaggttggtACCTGGTGATGCAGAGGGTGATGGAGGCCTCCAGCTGTCCTCACAGTCTGAAGAGCGATCACACACACCGCTGCTGCAGCTGAGCGGAGAGCGCGAGAGCACAGCGCCGGAGTCCGCGAGCGCTAACACTTCCGCCGCCGCTGTACTCCTAacatccacacacacctctccgcCTTCTGCACTGCTACTGTCTGGAATATTGCACACccacggatttaaaaaaatgtatttaaaaattatttgttcTTTAAACAAAACCTTGAAAAAAATAGAATTCAGGTTCAGCTAGAGGAAAAAAATCCCTGAACCTGTAGGCTATAATATCTAGTCTAGAACTCCACAAGGGTCATTCATGTGTTCACAAGCTTTATAACAACATTTAAACatgtaaaaatacaacaacaaaaaaaattaaaaagagagagaaaaaaagaaaaacgtttaatttaatttaaacaaacaatttcCTATTCCATATAACTTAAAGAGCTTAGTAAATAAACTTCATTAACATTGGGCTGATTCTTAATCATCTAATGAATATACATCACTTAACAccttattataatataaataacctACATCATACAACTTTATCAGTAGGCATACAGCTTAACTCTGTCTACATACGTTGTAGCAATAGGTACCattttaaaagttcattattttatttaaaacaaacaaataaacgaaCAATTATATTTAGAAATGAAATACCTGTGCAGATATGAGCTAAAATCGTATCGAGTCTGCTGTAGTTGTCCTCTAAACTCCGCGGCTGGTGGTAACTGTGAGCCTTTTTGCTCTTCACCAAGAAAGACCGAGGCATTTTTCtactctcttcactctctccttTTTCCTACAAGTTAGCAAAAAAGAAGTCAGTACAGTACGTCTGAAAGTCCGACTGAAAGGCCATGCAGGGAATCAGTTCCCCCGTGGAAAGCTAACTATAAGGCGTCCTGAAGGAGAACTGCGCATGCGCACCTGTTCGCCCGTCTGCCAGGTgttgcagacagacaggtgctTTAAATGAAAGCCAACCATAAGGGTTGCTGCGTGTTTTttgtattgttgttttttttatggggAGGGGGGCGCGGGGGGTCCGCCGCTGTATAAATGAACACGAGCACTCAGCCCTACCGGGAATTAGGAGCAGAGCAATCAGGATTAAATGATACACTGGCTTTATCAATGTGACACTCGATCTGaagcaggagaggagagaagagaagaggagcggagagaagagaagagaagaggagaggagaggttaATGCTGAGAGACGAGTTAAATgcaactctgcttcatcacaaaCATATTACAGTtcacagtttatatatatacacacacacacacttcagtatatCACTGAAGTGGTCACATCAACCTTTTGTACCttcatacatgcatatatagaTTTAAAACGATTTGATGACTTAAATCGTTTTGAAGGTAGGTTCCTAACTGCACATTATAGTATCCACAAGGaaagtaatatattttttcatgaaaCTAGGAATACATCTGGATATGAAATTGTTTGTTTGCGTGTTTTTGCGGCTAAGGTATTTAGAAGCCCGTTATACATATTTCTAGATACAATATACAGGCCTAAAATTATCCGGCTACCTTCCTGATAATGAGTATCCTAGCATACACGCATTGTCTTACTGAAATATTAtagaaactaaaaaaaataagcgTCGACAGTTGGTTAACGAAATGTGCAAACGTGCAACAAAAGCATACTGAACGAATTAACACGTGATTCTAAGCGCTTATATATAGTCTGGTATTTTCCTCCCTGGTTTGATCTGatttttatgaaaaataaaatcagcgaAAGCTTTGTGTTACTGGTGCACACCCCACGGCTGTACTTGCACTGCACCGCCCTCTCGAGTTTCACGCCTGCTTTTTCCGCGAGCACGTGTAGGTGGAACAGAGACGCCTTGTTCCCTCTGAGTGCAGAATCGGGACGCCGGTGATCTGCTGTCGTGAACACCCCATCCCCCTTCCTCCTcacccccccctcctcctcatACCCCCTCCACCTCCTCATCCCCCCTCATCCCTTTACATCCTCCTGGCTGGTGGAATAGTAGGAACAGAACCCCGCATTGAACAGACGGACCGCAGGTACCCAGCTGATGCGCACGCGCTCTCTCACCTGCTGTACGTCGGCTCGTGCCATTCACCGCGTGAAGCCCCTCAGTAAACTTCTGTGTACTTTCCTTTCACTGAAGTCTCATAAAATGAATCTCTGTAGCATAGGGGGGTTTTATGCATTGTCTCGTTGTAATAGAGTTGTTATGGGCGCAACACTGATTCATTGATCCTACAATTTTTTGTAGAGTAAAAGACTAAAAGGAAAAAGCAGATTATCGGTTCTATGTCTGATAACTGCATGATTAATTTAAAGAAAGCTTAAGTTCGCACTATGAGGACGGGGTAGCACACTGACTTTATATTTTGCACACAGTGTAATACATTCCttgcaactatatatatatatatatatatgggctaAATTAGGTTGCATTAGCCAATTTTTTTCGAGTCATCAAACCCCCATCGGAACACGCGCAGTGACCCAAAGACTACTCAGGCTAAAACACCATGATGGTTAGAGGCCtaactggcaccctgtccagggtgtaccctgccttgtgcccgacgctccctgggataggctccaggttccctcgtgaccctgaaaaggagtaagcggatgaagatggatggatggatggttagagGCCTAGTCTGCTTATCGCAAAACATTGCACCGACAATTAACTAACGATATCTTTAGTAGCTCTGGGCTTTATCAGCGCGACACGGACAACAGTGAACTGAAGTCAAAATCTGAGACATTTAATCTCGAACTCAATCTTGGACCTTGCAGAGAGGTTTTAGATTGTGGATTTGGAAATGTCTAACATCACGGCGCAGGAAATCAAAGCGCAATGTGCTCTCCGTTGATTAgacacacgcgcgcgcgtgcAACCGCAGGGCATCCGGACACGATAATGCGCACAGTTCAGtaattcagattttatttattcctgcAACATGAACAAAACATATGTCATCAAATCTCATACACGAAATTAGAATTGACTGTATTTGAATTTTTGCATTAACTTTGCTACCATTTCTCGTTTGAAGCAACAGTCACAAGCAACATTCTCAACCACAtaattcttctcttttttataACCCTAAATAACAGCTTCAAGCAAGCTGTGCAACATGTGAGGACTGTGTGAGGAGAgagatgtaagtacagagata comes from Ictalurus punctatus breed USDA103 chromosome 11, Coco_2.0, whole genome shotgun sequence and encodes:
- the gfi1ab gene encoding growth factor independent 1A transcription repressor b isoform X2 — translated: MPRSFLVKSKKAHSYHQPRSLEDNYSRLDTILAHICTDSSSAEGGEVCVDVRSTAAAEVLALADSGAVLSRSPLSCSSGVCDRSSDCEDSWRPPSPSASPDSEKSFSSGVDETQPFAVPFEPWSNSYSGSEMRQLVRQNFNHHHPSLNYYGERVIGPSLFGERGSSTSIYGNYESSTNLFERPAAAPGLYVDREIHRPKMKTDTAGLCTRLMLNGAFKCIKCSKVFSTPHGLEVHVRRSHSGTRPFGCDICGKTFGHAVSLEQHRSVHSQERSFDCKICGKTFKRSSTLSTHLLIHSDTRPYPCQYCGKRFHQKSDMKKHTFIHTGEKPHKCQVCGKAFSQSSNLITHSRKHTGFKPFGCDLCGKGFQRKVDLRRHKETQHGLK
- the gfi1ab gene encoding growth factor independent 1A transcription repressor b isoform X1 codes for the protein MPRSFLVKSKKAHSYHQPRSLEDNYSRLDTILAHICTDSSSAEGGEVCVDVRSTAAAEVLALADSGAVLSRSPLSCSSGVCDRSSDCEDSWRPPSPSASPDSEKSFSSGVDETQPFAVPFEPWSNSYSGSEMRQLVRQNFNHHHPSLNYYGERVIGPSLFGERGSSTSIYGNYESSTNLFERPAAAPGLYVDREIHRPKMKTDTAGLCTRLMLNGAFKCIKCSKVFSTPHGLEVHVRRSHSGTRPFGCDICGKTFGHAVSLEQHRSVHSQVTVVQFTKICHSQHAGPKTELFQCLFYCIFTLCGILFSQERSFDCKICGKTFKRSSTLSTHLLIHSDTRPYPCQYCGKRFHQKSDMKKHTFIHTGEKPHKCQVCGKAFSQSSNLITHSRKHTGFKPFGCDLCGKGFQRKVDLRRHKETQHGLK